In Macadamia integrifolia cultivar HAES 741 chromosome 12, SCU_Mint_v3, whole genome shotgun sequence, the following are encoded in one genomic region:
- the LOC122057635 gene encoding probable methionine--tRNA ligase — MFPSTLIGTGENWTLMKTISVTEYLNYEAGKFSKSKGIGVFGNDAKDTNIPVEVWRYYLLTNRPEVSDTLFTWADLQAKLNSELLNNLRNLINRVLSLVAKPEGQVYASIIPDAPGAESHPLTKKLAEKVSDFVDQYIEAMEKVELKQGLKTTMTISSEGNAYLQDSQFWNLFKKDPSSCNIVMRTSAGLVYLLAALLEPFIPSFSVEVLRQLNLPRPHLSLCDEKGDIDRARRPWEILPSGHDIGTPEPLFKELKDEEVEFYREIFAGSQVDRIEMADAAKKVAEQLKKTKILDNAIMYL, encoded by the exons ATGTTTCCATCTACACTTATTGGGACTGGTGAAAACTGGACATTGATGAAGACTATCAGTGTGACTGAGTACCTGAACTATGAAGCAG GTAAATTCTCCAAAAGTAAGGGAATTGGAGTCTTTGgtaacgatgcaaaagatacaAACATACCAGTTGAAGTATGGCGATATTACTTACTAACAAATAGGCCTGAG GTCTCGGATACCTTATTCACATGGGCTGATCTGCAAGCAAAACTGAATTCTGAATTACTCAATAACTTGAGAAATCTTATTAATCGAGTGTTGAGCCTAGTAGCAAAACCTGAAG gCCAAGTATATGCTTCTATCATTCCTGACGCTCCAGGTGCAGAATCACATCCCTTGACCAAGAAATTAGCAGAAAAAGTTAGTGATTTTGTTGATCAATACATCGAGGCCATGGAGAAG GTTGAACTAAAGCAAGGATTGAAGACTACAATGACGATTTCTAGTGAAGGGAATGCATATTTGCAA GACAGCCAATTCTGGAATCTCTTTAAAAAAGATCCATCTTCCTGCAACATCGTTATGAGAACTTCAGCTGGACTAGTATATCTGCTTGCAGCTTTGTTAGAACCTTTCATTCCATCTTTCTCTGTTGAGGTA TTAAGGCAGTTAAATTTGCCAAGACCACATCTATCATTGTGTGATGAAAAAGGAGATATTGATAGGGCGCGGAGACCTTGGGAGATTCTACCTTCTGGTCATGACATAGGCACGCCAGAACCTTTATTTAAGGAACTG AAAGATGAAGAGGTAGAGTTCTACAGGGAAATATTTGCTGGAAGTCAAGTTGATAGGATAGAGATGGCAGATGCTGCAAAGAAGGTTGCTGAACAgctgaagaaaacaaaaattttagatAATGCTATTATGTACTTGTAA
- the LOC122057634 gene encoding uncharacterized protein LOC122057634 — MSVDPLQLDIIRRISEKGAMHGENNPPSRAWTYSSMSGNLEGEYESTDSGDVGGQAMVSNVVDDSVLSIGASIDKDISSMDIVLYDQSNHVSELIWKGEKRRVLRSNEHSRKSTEWKLSKEQKWLLEIAGFKYLRLIGHFQMDRCLLTTLVDRWRNETNTFHMPRFEMTITLEDMAYILGLRVIGKTVTGKIYEEGYTRHGTWTTSLRSYQHKGSTEWLCEANMVEEPIFPAAKQCF, encoded by the exons ATGTCGgtggatcctctccaattggACATTATACGAAGGATCTCAGAAAAAGGAGCAATGCATGGTGAAAACAACCCACCTTCTAGGGCGTGGACATATTCTAGTATGTCTGGAAATTTGGAGGGTGAATATGAATCTACTGATAGTGGAGACGTTGGAGGGCAAGCCATGGTTAGTAATGTTGTAGATGATTCAGTATTGTCAATTGGAGCATCCATTGATAAAGATATATCAAGTATGGACATTGTTTTATATGATCAATCCAATCACGTTTCAGAGTTGATCTGGAAGGGTGAG AAGAGGCGTGTGCTACGGAGTAATGAGCATAGTCGAAAGTCCACTGAGTGGAAGTTGAGTAAAGAGCAAAAGTGGTTACTTGAGATTGCTGGATTCAAGTACTTACGCCTTATAGGGCATTTCCAAATGGATCGGTGTCTATTGACAACATTGGTGGATAGGTGGCGAAATGAGACTAATACATTTCACATGCCACGATTTGAGATGACTATAACTTTGGAAGATATGGCATATATTTTGGGTCTTAGAGTAATTGGGAAGACTGTTACTGGGAAAATTTACGAGGAAGGATATACTAGGCATGGCACTTGGACAACATCCCTTAGATCCTACCAACACAAAGGCTCTACAGAGTGGTTGTGTGAAGCTAACATGGTTGAGGAACCAATTTTCCCAGCTGCAAAGCAATGCTTTTGA